Proteins encoded within one genomic window of Rhizobium acidisoli:
- a CDS encoding SDR family NAD(P)-dependent oxidoreductase, producing MLLNGKTAVISGAASRRGIGRATARLFAEHGARVAILDIDADAAAEAAEALPSVKAGSHVGLRCDVADKASCADAASNVIASFGSVNALVNNAGITQPVGTLDITASDWQRIVAVNMTGVLFLSQAFIPYMRDNGGGSIACMSSVSAQRGGGIFGGPHYSAAKAGVLGLAKAMAREFGPAGIRVNSVTPGLIQTDITGGKLTDEMRADIIKGIPLSRLGEAADVANIYLFLASDLSAYVTGAVIDVNGGMLIH from the coding sequence AGACCGCGGTCATTTCGGGCGCGGCGAGCAGGCGCGGCATCGGCCGTGCGACGGCCCGGCTTTTCGCCGAGCATGGCGCTCGCGTCGCCATCCTCGATATAGATGCCGACGCCGCTGCGGAGGCCGCCGAGGCACTGCCGAGCGTCAAGGCCGGTAGCCACGTGGGATTGCGCTGCGACGTCGCCGACAAGGCATCCTGCGCGGATGCCGCATCCAACGTCATCGCCTCGTTCGGTTCGGTGAACGCGCTCGTCAACAATGCCGGCATCACCCAGCCGGTCGGCACGCTCGATATCACCGCGTCCGACTGGCAGCGGATCGTCGCGGTCAACATGACCGGCGTGCTCTTCCTCAGCCAGGCCTTCATCCCATACATGCGCGACAATGGTGGCGGATCGATTGCCTGCATGTCCTCGGTGTCGGCGCAGCGGGGCGGCGGCATCTTCGGCGGACCTCATTACTCCGCAGCCAAGGCAGGGGTGCTCGGCCTCGCCAAAGCGATGGCCCGCGAATTCGGTCCAGCCGGCATTCGCGTCAACTCCGTCACGCCTGGCCTCATCCAGACGGATATCACCGGTGGCAAACTCACCGATGAGATGCGCGCCGACATCATCAAGGGCATCCCCCTGAGCCGGCTCGGAGAGGCCGCCGACGTCGCGAATATTTACCTGTTCCTTGCCTCGGATCTGTCGGCCTACGTCACCGGCGCGGTCATCGACGTCAACGGCGGCATGCTGATCCACTGA
- a CDS encoding ABC transporter permease, protein MTETQVQIAPTEAPTTQIRQRESLFSAYRTEIAIALAIVLLALAVGSQVPQALTWGNFANITQAGAPLIIMSLGVLLVVITGGIDLSVGSVFSLTGMVTAQAMANGFGGISASLIGLGVGLLFGSINGFLVTIAGLAPFVVTLITFAVAGSLAFIVTNGRSMPVGDPDFWLLNSGSLIPGVPNYILFCVVLLIAIELFLKKMVAGRWFYAVGSSSTAAYLLGIPVKRTKFMAYVASSLLASFSGLLTISYILNAESTAGSSLMLQAIAAVVIGGASLLGGTGTAIGAVLGALMITVIQNGVNLIGINSFWQGSVTGVAILIAVLIDRFSKSRRGAV, encoded by the coding sequence ATGACCGAGACCCAGGTACAAATCGCGCCGACAGAGGCGCCGACAACCCAAATTAGACAGAGGGAAAGCCTCTTTAGCGCCTACAGGACCGAGATCGCGATCGCTTTAGCCATCGTACTGCTGGCTCTTGCGGTCGGTTCGCAGGTTCCTCAGGCCCTTACCTGGGGTAACTTTGCCAACATCACGCAGGCAGGCGCGCCTCTTATCATCATGTCACTGGGCGTCCTTCTTGTCGTCATCACCGGCGGTATCGACCTGTCCGTCGGATCGGTCTTCTCCTTGACCGGCATGGTGACCGCGCAGGCGATGGCAAATGGATTTGGCGGGATCTCGGCAAGCTTGATCGGTCTAGGAGTTGGACTTCTGTTCGGATCGATCAACGGCTTCCTCGTCACGATCGCCGGCTTGGCGCCGTTCGTCGTGACACTCATCACCTTTGCCGTTGCCGGGTCGCTCGCCTTCATCGTCACGAACGGGCGCTCGATGCCAGTCGGAGATCCGGATTTCTGGCTCCTCAACAGCGGCAGTTTGATACCGGGTGTCCCGAACTATATCCTCTTCTGCGTGGTCCTTCTGATCGCGATCGAGCTTTTCTTGAAGAAGATGGTGGCCGGCCGCTGGTTCTATGCTGTCGGCAGCAGTTCGACGGCGGCCTATCTGCTCGGCATTCCGGTTAAGCGCACGAAGTTCATGGCCTATGTCGCGTCTTCGCTGCTCGCATCGTTCTCCGGCCTGCTGACGATCTCCTACATTCTGAACGCGGAATCCACGGCTGGGTCCAGCCTGATGCTCCAGGCCATCGCGGCGGTCGTAATTGGCGGCGCAAGCCTGCTTGGCGGCACAGGAACCGCGATCGGCGCGGTGCTGGGAGCCCTGATGATCACGGTCATCCAGAACGGCGTCAATCTCATAGGCATCAACAGCTTCTGGCAGGGGTCGGTCACCGGCGTCGCCATTCTCATTGCGGTCCTCATCGACCGCTTCAGCAAGTCGCGGCGGGGGGCCGTCTGA
- a CDS encoding TRAP transporter small permease, which yields MSRFYSAVDLVAGIIVIFARLVIIVSGIALTVVTTANVVARYASASGGLSFAQELPMLMFPWFIIAGIIIAAHAGGHMAVEWLYEKLDGGARTTALIVANAISVAAFVVLAYQATVVAEIAGAERSPVLQLPNSIGYYSLSIGAVLVSIVTIAASARVLRLGWDHRLEIKPEEIAL from the coding sequence ATGAGCAGGTTCTATTCAGCCGTCGATCTGGTCGCCGGCATCATCGTTATCTTTGCGCGTTTGGTCATCATCGTCAGTGGCATCGCGCTGACGGTGGTCACCACGGCCAATGTCGTTGCCCGATATGCTTCGGCGAGCGGGGGACTGTCGTTCGCCCAGGAGCTGCCGATGTTGATGTTCCCCTGGTTCATCATCGCCGGGATCATCATCGCGGCCCATGCGGGTGGGCATATGGCCGTCGAATGGCTCTACGAAAAGCTTGACGGGGGCGCTCGCACGACGGCCCTGATCGTAGCGAACGCGATCAGCGTCGCCGCATTTGTGGTGCTGGCGTATCAGGCGACCGTGGTGGCCGAGATCGCCGGCGCTGAACGGAGCCCCGTTCTGCAGCTTCCAAACAGCATCGGCTACTATTCGCTGTCGATCGGCGCGGTACTCGTGTCCATCGTCACCATCGCTGCATCCGCCCGTGTTCTCCGGCTGGGCTGGGATCACCGGCTCGAGATCAAGCCCGAGGAGATCGCGCTATGA
- a CDS encoding transketolase family protein: MRRSKYIRPAHLESGIDKPRLTTSAMIASIAGPDQPTRPAPFGNALAILARNDERIVGMSADLAKYTDLHVFRAAHPDRFYQMGMAEQLLMMSAAGMAREGFQPWVTTYAVFASRRAYDFICLAIAEEMLDVKVVCALPGLTTGYGPSHQATEDLAMFRGMPNLTIVDPCDASEIEQAVPAIAAHKGPVYMRLLRGNVPLVLEEYGYKFELGKAKLLRDGNDTLIISSGLMTMRALEAAKQLRNDGVDAAVLHVPTIKPLDEATIVAECRKGGRLVVVAENHTVIGGLGEAVAGTLMRAGVAPPAFRQIGLPDQFLEAGALPTLHDQYGLSTLKVTEAVKTWLST, translated from the coding sequence ATGAGGCGCTCGAAGTACATCCGGCCTGCCCATCTTGAAAGCGGCATCGACAAGCCCCGCCTGACGACGTCGGCGATGATCGCATCGATCGCCGGTCCCGATCAGCCGACGAGACCGGCACCCTTCGGCAACGCGCTTGCCATTCTGGCGCGGAATGACGAGCGCATTGTCGGCATGTCCGCCGACCTTGCAAAATATACCGACCTTCATGTGTTCCGCGCTGCCCATCCCGACCGCTTCTACCAGATGGGGATGGCGGAACAGTTGCTGATGATGTCTGCCGCGGGCATGGCGCGCGAAGGCTTTCAGCCTTGGGTGACGACATATGCCGTCTTCGCCTCCCGGCGGGCCTACGACTTCATCTGCCTGGCGATTGCCGAGGAGATGCTTGATGTGAAGGTCGTCTGCGCCCTTCCGGGCCTGACGACGGGATATGGGCCGAGCCATCAGGCGACGGAAGATCTCGCAATGTTCCGCGGCATGCCGAACCTGACAATCGTCGATCCATGCGACGCGAGCGAGATCGAGCAGGCGGTTCCGGCGATCGCCGCCCATAAGGGCCCGGTCTACATGCGCCTGCTGCGCGGCAACGTTCCGCTGGTTCTGGAGGAATACGGCTACAAGTTCGAACTCGGCAAGGCCAAGCTCCTTCGTGACGGCAACGACACTCTCATCATCTCGTCGGGGCTGATGACGATGCGCGCGCTCGAGGCTGCCAAGCAGCTTCGAAACGACGGCGTCGACGCTGCCGTCCTGCACGTCCCGACCATAAAGCCGCTCGACGAGGCGACGATCGTCGCCGAGTGCCGCAAGGGCGGAAGGCTGGTGGTCGTGGCGGAGAACCACACGGTCATCGGCGGCCTTGGAGAGGCAGTCGCCGGAACGCTTATGCGTGCCGGCGTCGCACCGCCGGCCTTTCGCCAGATCGGCCTGCCCGACCAGTTCCTGGAGGCGGGCGCCTTGCCGACGCTTCATGACCAATACGGGCTATCGACCCTGAAGGTGACGGAGGCGGTCAAGACCTGGCTCTCGACCTGA
- a CDS encoding ATP-binding cassette domain-containing protein, with protein MSETSTNVINVRGLTKSYGATSVLRGVDFSVARGEVHALLGGNGAGKSTMIKIITGAASKNDGEIRFFDSEGSERSEAEGRAKVAVVHQELALLPHLTVAENIALPHQRRGAGLFRRAAAAGQAYGALRMIDQDFAARSLHRLVGSLSLHEGQMVEIARALSSGAELILLDEPTANLTALETERLFVVLRRLTRDTGLSVVFVSHRMKEIRQIANVCTIIRDGRTVVDRQSMEELTDAGIIEKMGQVATSHAPEGAAPLPEYRRDVGSATDIITIEDAGFRLELLPGTVLGVAGAPAGPAALIEGLTGAARKKRWTVARAGWPDHLRSPRMAARLGAGFVTGDRAHKGVLHSLPIIDNVLASRRVTRGSLLTGRSEGAECVDLLKALKVKAASVWDLPNTLSGGTQQKLLLARWLGVPSRLLVLEEPTRGVDIGTKREIYQLIRQMAASGTVIVWWSTENVELLEVCDRVIAFDTEGRCAGMLERDVFSEEKLVSLTGMAA; from the coding sequence ATGAGTGAAACGTCAACGAATGTCATCAACGTCCGAGGACTTACAAAGTCCTACGGTGCGACCTCGGTCCTCAGAGGCGTCGATTTCTCCGTTGCTCGAGGGGAGGTTCATGCGCTGCTTGGCGGTAACGGGGCCGGCAAGTCGACGATGATCAAGATCATCACCGGTGCGGCCTCGAAGAACGATGGAGAGATCCGCTTCTTCGACAGCGAGGGCAGCGAACGGAGCGAGGCCGAGGGCAGGGCGAAGGTTGCCGTCGTGCACCAGGAACTTGCGCTCCTGCCGCATTTAACCGTCGCCGAAAACATTGCCCTGCCGCATCAAAGGAGAGGTGCGGGCTTGTTTCGGCGTGCGGCCGCAGCGGGACAGGCCTACGGTGCGTTGAGGATGATCGATCAGGACTTTGCCGCGAGGTCTTTGCACAGGCTGGTTGGAAGCCTCAGCCTCCACGAAGGTCAGATGGTTGAAATTGCCAGGGCTCTTTCATCGGGTGCGGAATTGATCCTCCTCGACGAGCCGACTGCCAATCTGACAGCTCTTGAGACGGAGAGACTGTTCGTGGTCCTGAGGCGGCTGACCCGGGATACCGGCCTGTCGGTTGTGTTCGTCTCGCACAGAATGAAGGAGATCAGGCAGATCGCGAACGTCTGCACGATCATCCGCGACGGCCGCACAGTGGTCGACCGCCAGTCGATGGAAGAGCTGACGGACGCCGGCATCATCGAAAAGATGGGACAGGTGGCGACTTCCCATGCGCCGGAGGGGGCAGCACCGCTGCCTGAATACAGGAGGGACGTCGGCTCTGCGACGGACATAATCACCATCGAGGATGCCGGTTTCAGGCTGGAACTGCTGCCGGGCACCGTTCTCGGTGTTGCGGGCGCACCGGCTGGACCAGCGGCACTCATCGAAGGGCTGACAGGCGCCGCCCGAAAGAAGCGGTGGACGGTAGCGCGGGCCGGATGGCCGGACCATCTTCGATCGCCCCGCATGGCCGCCCGTCTGGGCGCCGGATTCGTGACCGGCGATCGGGCACACAAGGGAGTTCTTCACAGCCTTCCGATCATCGACAACGTCCTGGCATCCCGCCGCGTGACGAGAGGCTCGCTTCTCACTGGCCGCTCAGAAGGGGCCGAATGCGTCGATCTGCTGAAGGCTTTGAAGGTCAAGGCGGCTTCGGTCTGGGATCTGCCGAACACGCTGAGCGGTGGCACGCAGCAAAAGCTGCTGCTTGCTCGCTGGCTGGGCGTACCATCCCGGCTGCTGGTCCTCGAGGAACCGACCAGAGGCGTCGATATTGGAACCAAGCGTGAGATCTATCAGCTCATCAGACAGATGGCCGCTTCGGGCACAGTGATCGTTTGGTGGTCCACTGAAAATGTCGAACTGCTGGAAGTCTGCGACCGCGTCATCGCCTTCGACACCGAGGGACGGTGCGCCGGCATGCTGGAGCGGGACGTCTTCAGTGAAGAGAAACTTGTCAGCTTGACTGGAATGGCCGCATGA
- a CDS encoding transketolase produces the protein MSQIGHNISLTERARRIRRHALRMGEVQGQGYIAQALGVADVLAVSYFHATNYRPEDPDWEGRDRFLLSIGHYAIALYAALIEAKIMPEDELETYGTDDSRLPMSGMAAYTPGMEITGGSLGHGLGIAVGMALALKRKKSSSFVYNLFSDGELDEGSTWEAAMSAGSYKLDNLIGIVDVNQMQADGPSIGVLNFEPLGPKFEAFGWFVQRVDGNDIDALVKAFDAARHHAEAAPRVIICDTKMAKGVPFLEARDRNHFLRVEPHEWAEALRIIDAGVQA, from the coding sequence ATGAGCCAGATTGGCCACAACATCAGCCTGACAGAGCGCGCCCGGCGCATCCGCCGTCACGCGCTGCGTATGGGCGAAGTGCAGGGGCAGGGTTATATCGCCCAGGCGCTCGGCGTCGCCGACGTCCTTGCCGTATCCTACTTCCACGCCACGAACTACCGGCCGGAAGATCCCGACTGGGAAGGCCGCGACAGGTTCCTGTTGTCGATCGGCCACTATGCGATCGCGCTTTACGCAGCTCTGATCGAAGCCAAGATCATGCCCGAGGACGAGCTGGAAACCTACGGCACGGATGACAGCCGGCTGCCGATGTCAGGCATGGCCGCCTACACGCCCGGCATGGAAATCACCGGCGGGTCGCTCGGACACGGACTAGGCATTGCTGTCGGCATGGCCTTGGCGCTGAAGCGGAAGAAGTCCTCTTCCTTTGTCTATAATCTGTTTTCCGACGGCGAACTCGATGAAGGTTCGACCTGGGAGGCCGCGATGTCGGCAGGCTCCTACAAGCTCGACAATCTGATTGGCATCGTCGACGTCAATCAGATGCAGGCTGACGGCCCGTCGATCGGCGTGCTCAATTTCGAACCGCTCGGCCCCAAGTTCGAAGCCTTCGGCTGGTTCGTCCAACGTGTCGATGGCAACGACATCGATGCGCTCGTTAAGGCGTTCGATGCCGCTCGTCATCACGCCGAGGCGGCGCCTCGCGTCATCATATGCGACACGAAGATGGCGAAGGGCGTCCCCTTCCTCGAGGCGCGCGATCGAAACCACTTCCTGCGCGTCGAACCCCACGAATGGGCCGAGGCCCTCAGGATCATCGATGCGGGAGTGCAAGCATGA
- a CDS encoding TRAP transporter substrate-binding protein, with amino-acid sequence MSLQINRRYFLATATAALAAPAIVLSSRSASAAATTLTLGHGAAPGNPRTVAAAKFAELVKQKTEGRIQINVAGAETLGSDSAMLTSLRTGALDFTANSQGATSAIVPELSALGLPFLFEDTGKAMAVLNGPVGTELNKRFEAVGVVPLDWWDNGIRHLTNSKRKVISPADLAGMKIRTPADPMTIDIFQALGAGTEQIAFGELYIALQQGVVDGQENPLANIESSKLHEVNKYISLTAHKWESTPFLMSKMAQARLGSDLEAVKAAAKEAGDLQRKLSSEKTAEVLENFKKNSAVEVVEVDHDAFVKATASVADSWKKKPFGDFVTQVEAATRG; translated from the coding sequence ATGAGCTTGCAGATTAACAGAAGATATTTCCTGGCGACCGCCACTGCTGCGCTCGCGGCCCCGGCAATCGTGCTTTCAAGCCGGTCCGCCAGCGCTGCCGCCACGACCTTGACCCTTGGCCATGGCGCCGCGCCCGGCAATCCCAGAACCGTCGCTGCCGCTAAATTCGCGGAACTCGTCAAGCAGAAGACCGAAGGTCGTATCCAGATCAACGTCGCAGGCGCCGAGACGCTTGGCAGCGACTCCGCGATGCTCACCAGCCTCAGGACGGGCGCACTTGATTTCACGGCCAACAGCCAGGGCGCCACATCCGCGATCGTACCGGAGCTCAGCGCGCTCGGCCTACCCTTCCTGTTCGAGGACACCGGCAAGGCGATGGCCGTGCTCAATGGCCCGGTCGGGACCGAACTCAACAAGCGGTTCGAGGCGGTGGGCGTCGTTCCCCTGGACTGGTGGGACAACGGCATCCGGCACCTGACGAACTCGAAGCGGAAAGTGATTTCGCCTGCCGACCTGGCGGGCATGAAAATCAGAACACCGGCCGATCCCATGACCATCGACATTTTCCAGGCATTGGGAGCAGGCACCGAACAGATCGCCTTCGGCGAGCTCTACATCGCCCTGCAGCAGGGCGTTGTCGATGGGCAGGAGAATCCGCTCGCCAATATCGAAAGCTCGAAGCTTCACGAGGTCAACAAGTACATCAGCCTGACCGCCCACAAGTGGGAATCCACACCGTTCCTGATGTCGAAGATGGCTCAGGCCCGCTTGGGGTCTGATTTAGAGGCGGTCAAGGCTGCGGCCAAGGAGGCAGGAGATCTGCAGCGGAAGCTCTCGAGCGAAAAGACCGCTGAGGTGCTCGAGAACTTCAAGAAGAACTCCGCCGTCGAGGTCGTGGAAGTGGACCACGACGCTTTCGTCAAGGCGACCGCGTCCGTCGCGGACAGCTGGAAGAAGAAGCCTTTCGGCGATTTTGTCACCCAGGTGGAAGCGGCTACGAGAGGCTAA
- a CDS encoding TRAP transporter large permease subunit, with translation MTLVMIVSFCILMVLAVPVGYALIIAAGLGVLFNGYVPLSVVAQQVYDQTQSFPMLALPFFMLAGTLMLGGELGRQLLELASRAMQRWRGGPLSTTVVSSVVFGGVSGSAVANASALGSVLIPWQKKHGFPPALCAANNATSAVIDVLIPPSIPMILYALISGVSVGDLFISGIVPGLIMAASFVFVCWYVSVRRGYAIEAVKIRKRELARLALQSFPAILLPILIIIFLRSGLATPTEVSVLSVVYSLLLSILFYRDLTWKRFCENMVEAGVATGVVMLVIMGSAAVGWVLTFDQAPQHMAEWVSTHISSPIVIILMMNLIMLVVGMPLDMPPAILLLGPIFVPLADSIGLDRVQLGLMMVINLGIGLYTPPIGTTLFISSSIAKAPLGTTTNELWPYFGMAMLLLLAVSFVPALTIY, from the coding sequence ATGACACTTGTCATGATCGTGTCCTTTTGCATCTTGATGGTCCTCGCCGTTCCCGTCGGCTATGCGCTGATCATCGCAGCCGGCCTAGGCGTCCTGTTCAACGGTTACGTCCCGCTCTCGGTCGTCGCCCAGCAGGTCTACGACCAGACCCAGTCCTTTCCGATGCTGGCGCTCCCGTTCTTCATGCTTGCCGGCACGCTAATGCTGGGTGGCGAACTTGGGCGTCAGCTCCTGGAGCTCGCGTCTCGCGCGATGCAGCGGTGGCGGGGCGGGCCGCTTTCGACCACGGTCGTATCCTCCGTCGTCTTTGGCGGCGTATCCGGCTCGGCGGTGGCGAATGCGAGTGCGCTCGGCTCCGTTCTCATCCCCTGGCAGAAGAAGCATGGGTTCCCACCGGCGCTCTGCGCTGCCAACAACGCGACCTCCGCTGTCATCGACGTCCTCATCCCGCCTTCGATCCCGATGATCCTCTACGCTTTGATCAGCGGCGTCAGCGTTGGCGACTTGTTCATCTCCGGCATTGTTCCGGGGCTGATCATGGCGGCGAGCTTCGTGTTCGTCTGCTGGTACGTGTCAGTAAGGCGAGGGTATGCCATTGAGGCCGTGAAGATCCGCAAGCGCGAGCTGGCGCGGCTGGCACTGCAAAGTTTCCCGGCAATCCTGCTGCCGATCCTGATCATTATCTTTTTGCGATCCGGCCTGGCGACGCCGACAGAGGTCTCGGTCCTGTCGGTCGTCTACTCGCTGCTGCTCAGCATCCTCTTCTACCGTGACCTGACCTGGAAACGCTTCTGCGAGAACATGGTGGAGGCGGGCGTCGCGACGGGCGTCGTCATGCTCGTGATCATGGGCAGCGCGGCGGTAGGCTGGGTGCTGACGTTCGATCAGGCTCCGCAGCACATGGCCGAATGGGTCTCGACGCACATCTCCAGCCCGATCGTCATCATTCTCATGATGAACCTGATCATGCTGGTGGTCGGCATGCCGCTCGACATGCCGCCGGCGATCCTCCTGCTCGGGCCGATCTTCGTTCCTCTGGCCGATTCCATCGGCCTCGACCGGGTCCAGCTTGGCCTGATGATGGTGATCAACCTCGGGATCGGGCTCTACACGCCGCCGATTGGCACGACCCTGTTCATCTCCTCGTCGATTGCGAAGGCCCCGCTCGGGACGACGACCAACGAGCTCTGGCCGTATTTCGGCATGGCCATGCTCCTCCTCCTTGCGGTCAGCTTCGTGCCCGCGCTGACGATCTACTGA